A single window of Acetobacteraceae bacterium DNA harbors:
- a CDS encoding (d)CMP kinase, which produces MRRPIIAIDGPAGAGKGTLAKKLAEVLALPYLDTGLLYRAVARLTLDHEANPENEGRKYISHLSAEAFQRSDLRTAEVDEAASLVARDPLVREGLVAYQRAFVEENGGILDGRDIGTVILPNADVKFFITADSSIRGFRRFLQREGREPSALELEKEIQRIEQRDQSDSQRKTAPLAKAKEAIEISSNFLSVTEMLEIALEHVKRICLIT; this is translated from the coding sequence ATGAGGCGTCCAATCATTGCAATTGATGGGCCTGCAGGCGCAGGTAAGGGAACTTTAGCTAAAAAATTAGCGGAGGTTTTGGCACTGCCTTATCTTGATACAGGATTATTATATCGTGCCGTAGCACGTTTAACGCTCGATCATGAGGCAAATCCAGAAAATGAGGGGCGGAAATATATCTCACATCTTTCAGCAGAGGCGTTTCAGCGTTCGGATTTACGAACGGCCGAGGTCGATGAAGCGGCCTCTTTGGTCGCTAGAGATCCTTTGGTGCGTGAAGGGCTGGTCGCCTATCAAAGGGCGTTTGTAGAAGAAAATGGCGGAATTTTGGACGGGCGTGATATTGGAACCGTTATTTTGCCGAATGCTGATGTTAAATTTTTTATTACGGCAGATTCGTCTATTCGAGGCTTTCGACGTTTTTTGCAAAGAGAAGGCCGTGAGCCTTCTGCCTTAGAGCTTGAAAAAGAAATACAGCGTATTGAGCAACGTGATCAAAGCGATTCTCAACGTAAAACGGCTCCCTTAGCAAAGGCAAAAGAGGCGATTGAAATTTCGAGCAATTTCCTGAGTGTGACTGAAATGCTGGAGATTGCGCTTGAACATGTGAAAAGAATTTGCCTGATTACATAA
- a CDS encoding 30S ribosomal protein S1, whose protein sequence is MTKISEVDAKAPASFEEDFAALLDESLGADEGFEGSVVTGKVIRILDDVALIDVGLKSEGRVSLREFGDSEIKAGDFVELYIERYEDRDGAVVLSREKARREEAWTALERAFANNQRVTGAIFGRVKGGFTVDLGGAMAFLPGSQVDIRPVRDLGPLMGQPQPFQILKMDRARGNIVVSRRAVLEETRAEQRSELIKGLKEGMILDGVVKNLTDYGAFVDLGGVDGLLHVTDIAWKRINHPSEALTIGQQVRVQVIRFNSDTQRISLGMKQLEADPWENVAVKYPVGGRFNGRVTNITDYGAFVELEAGIEGLVHVSEMSWTKKNVHPAKMVSTSQEVEVMVLDMDSVKRRISLGLKQTHRNPWEQFEEEHKVGSELEGEIRNITEFGLFVGLSADIDGMVHMSDLSWDLAGEAALATYEKGQNVKVKVLDVDVAKERISLGIKQLEEDPAAGLLENVNVGDVKTCVVTAVQTNGIEVKVDDALTGFIRRGELAREKNDQRTDRFAVGEKVDAKIVGIDRSSRKLNLTIRGREVEEDRQAINEYGSSDTGASLGDILGAAIRKRQGDDEVTEA, encoded by the coding sequence ATGACAAAAATTTCTGAGGTTGACGCAAAAGCCCCAGCTTCTTTCGAAGAAGATTTCGCAGCCCTTTTAGACGAATCTCTTGGTGCGGATGAAGGCTTCGAAGGTTCCGTTGTTACCGGTAAGGTTATCCGGATTCTTGATGATGTCGCTTTGATTGATGTCGGATTGAAAAGTGAAGGACGTGTTTCCCTTCGTGAATTCGGCGATTCTGAAATTAAAGCAGGTGATTTCGTTGAGCTCTACATCGAACGTTACGAAGATCGTGATGGTGCCGTTGTTCTTTCCCGTGAAAAAGCACGCCGTGAAGAAGCATGGACAGCCCTAGAACGTGCGTTTGCAAATAATCAGCGTGTCACTGGCGCTATTTTCGGTCGTGTTAAAGGTGGCTTCACCGTTGACCTCGGCGGCGCAATGGCCTTCTTGCCAGGCAGCCAAGTTGATATCCGTCCTGTTAGAGACCTTGGTCCGCTTATGGGGCAGCCTCAGCCTTTCCAAATTCTTAAAATGGATCGTGCCCGCGGCAATATTGTTGTTTCTCGTAGAGCCGTTCTTGAAGAAACAAGAGCAGAGCAGCGTTCTGAACTTATTAAAGGCCTAAAAGAAGGTATGATTTTGGACGGCGTCGTCAAAAATCTTACAGATTATGGTGCCTTTGTTGATCTCGGCGGTGTTGATGGTCTATTGCACGTTACCGATATTGCTTGGAAACGTATTAACCACCCATCCGAAGCTTTGACAATTGGTCAGCAGGTTCGTGTTCAGGTGATTCGCTTTAATTCTGATACACAGCGTATTAGCTTGGGTATGAAACAGCTTGAAGCAGATCCTTGGGAAAATGTTGCTGTTAAATATCCTGTCGGTGGACGTTTTAACGGCCGTGTTACAAACATTACCGATTATGGTGCCTTTGTTGAGCTCGAAGCCGGGATTGAAGGTCTTGTTCACGTTTCCGAAATGTCTTGGACAAAGAAAAATGTTCATCCAGCCAAAATGGTTTCCACTTCACAAGAAGTTGAGGTCATGGTCTTGGACATGGACAGTGTCAAACGCCGTATTTCTTTGGGCTTGAAACAAACACATCGCAACCCATGGGAACAATTCGAAGAAGAACACAAAGTCGGTTCTGAACTCGAAGGTGAAATTCGTAACATCACCGAATTCGGTCTATTTGTCGGTCTTTCCGCAGATATTGACGGTATGGTTCACATGTCAGATCTTTCTTGGGATCTTGCTGGTGAAGCTGCGTTGGCGACTTACGAAAAAGGCCAAAACGTTAAAGTTAAAGTCTTGGATGTTGATGTCGCAAAAGAACGTATTAGTCTTGGCATCAAACAACTTGAAGAAGATCCAGCAGCTGGCCTTCTTGAGAATGTCAATGTTGGCGACGTTAAGACTTGTGTTGTGACGGCTGTTCAAACAAATGGTATCGAAGTTAAAGTTGATGATGCTTTGACAGGCTTTATCCGTCGTGGTGAACTTGCCCGTGAGAAAAATGATCAGCGCACAGACCGTTTTGCCGTTGGTGAAAAAGTGGATGCAAAAATCGTTGGAATTGATCGCTCTTCACGTAAGCTAAACTTGACCATTCGTGGCCGTGAAGTTGAAGAAGACCGTCAAGCCATCAATGAATATGGTTCCTCTGACACGGGAGCTTCTCTTGGAGACATCCTTGGAGCAGCAATTCGTAAACGTCAGGGTGATGACGAAGTAACAGAAGCTTAA